The genomic DNA GATTATATAAATCAAATTTTTTCATATAGATATCAATCAAAGCCTTATAGAATATAATTCATTGCTTATTAGTGTTGAGTTTTAGATTATAGAAACTAAATTTCCTCATATAGATGCTTATTAGAGCCTTAAAGAATAGCCTTTTAATAGAATAGAAATACTATACTTTAATATAGAATAGCCTTATTCCCTCTTAGATTTAAAAGAAAGAAAAAGAGAAACCGATTAAAATTATCAATTTCTCTTATTTTAGCGTTCAGATTTCATATATCCTTGCGGTTTATCCATTTCTGTGTGCGGTTGATTCATTTCTGTATGCGGTTGATTCATTTCTGTATGCGGTTGATCCATTTCTGCATGCGGTTGATCCATTTCTGCATGCGGTTGGTTCATTTCTGTGTGCGGTTGATTCATTTCTATGTGCGGTTGGTTCATTTCTATGTACGGTTTATTCATTTCTGTGTGCGGTTGGTTCATTTCTATGTACGGTTTATTCATTTCTGTGTGCGATTGGTTCATTTCTAAGTGAATTTATCCTTTATCTCATCTAAAATTATCAACATAACAGCAAGCATTATCAGCAACTATGCTCCATTCATTATCAACCATATCCAAAAGAAAAGAGCCTAAAACCGTTGGGGTCTTAGGCTCTTGCGTTTCTTATGATTTAAAGCGTTCAAAGGCGGCTTTATCCAGCATCTCCCTATCATCAGGGTGCGCTATTTCGATGAGTGCCTTCGCACGCTGGCGGAGGTTCTTACCATATAGGTAGGCTATGCCGTATTCCGTCACCACATAGTGGATGTGACCTCTGGTGGTTACCACGCCAGCACCCTCTTTAAGGAAAGGAACGATGCGTGGTACGCCTTTCTTCGTGCGTGCGGAGATGGCAATGATTGGTTTGCCGTCTTCACTCAAAGCTGCCCCCCGCATAAAGTCCATCTGCCCACCGATACCGCTAAATTGGTAAGTTCCTATGGAATCTGCGCAGATTTGTCCCGTTAAGTCCACCTCTATTGCGGAATTGATGGCAGTCATCTTCTTATTCTTCATAATTTCTATCGGATAATTGACCTTCTGAACATCTAAAAAGGCGATGGAAGGGTTGTCATCCACGAAATCATAGAGGCGTTTGGTACCAAAACAGAAGCTGGTAATCGTTCGGTTCTCGTGTACGCCCTTAAATTTATTGTTAATCACATCTTTTTTGATAAGATCTATCACGCCATCACTCAACATCTCCGTATGGATACCTAAATCCTTATGGTTGTGAAGGCACTGGAGCACCGCATCTGGTATAGTCCCAATGCCCATCTGCAATGTGGAACGGTCTTCAATGAGTTCTGCCACATTCTTACCAATCTGGCGCTCTA from Riemerella columbina includes the following:
- a CDS encoding acetyl-CoA hydrolase/transferase family protein, translating into MHHYVSAEEAISIVESGERIFMHGSACTPNYLIDELARQAHRLSNVEVVSITQQGNMEIAKPQYKDSFYINSLFVSTPVRDAVNSGRGDFVPVFLSEIPLLFKKEILPLDVAIVTVSPPDAHGYCTLGTSVDVARAAVDTAKKIIAMVNPKMPRTHGNGMIHIERIDKMVWHEEELLTIDYASKVTDIERQIGKNVAELIEDRSTLQMGIGTIPDAVLQCLHNHKDLGIHTEMLSDGVIDLIKKDVINNKFKGVHENRTITSFCFGTKRLYDFVDDNPSIAFLDVQKVNYPIEIMKNKKMTAINSAIEVDLTGQICADSIGTYQFSGIGGQMDFMRGAALSEDGKPIIAISARTKKGVPRIVPFLKEGAGVVTTRGHIHYVVTEYGIAYLYGKNLRQRAKALIEIAHPDDREMLDKAAFERFKS